One window of the Lytechinus variegatus isolate NC3 chromosome 3, Lvar_3.0, whole genome shotgun sequence genome contains the following:
- the LOC121410435 gene encoding metalloproteinase inhibitor 1-like — MAVLASPRIYVCFIIVLLGLINISLVSASCASCPITHPQQKFCQSTFVFKVRTISMQYVNSNKEAVLYASQAYDVQYKVKVENVFKGEDQIGKEGQTVFIYSPKNVCNIDKLEMGIRYLISGNMKGDKMEVTTCGIVEKWTKLSPSQRRGVRGFYQSQCSGCKVYGTSIQRLFGKDAMDPMSSGLWSRQRCFFNPIASLTHGSEDCETKYAYCMRQENGVCTWEGGNAYDKCFQEREYNWQLMKFGQIGLAAWTCPEQCKNLTTRKLRFKCKKATRKMPPCNSGDTVREFTPNAVRTVVPEMPEERTTVQPNSLQENPVTVNPNVIQEVPASRSSTVSGVLSAMLHED, encoded by the exons ATGGCTGTTTTGGCTTCACCAAGGATTTATGTGTGCTTTATCATTGTGCTCTTGGGGCTAATAAATATCTCCTTGGTTTCAGCAAGTTGTGCATCTTGCCCCATCACCCATCCACAACAAAAGTTCTGCCAATCAACATTTG TATTCAAGGTGAGAACGATATCAATGCAGTATGTGAACAGTAATAAGGAAGCTGTACTCTATGCATCACAAGCCTATGATGTTCAGTATAAAGTCAAGGTTGAGAATGTTTTCAAAGGAGAAGATCAGATAGGAAAAGAAGGTCAAACTGTTTTCATCTACTCACCTAAGAATGTTTGCAACATTGACAAACTAGAGATGGGCATCAGATACCTAATTAGTG GGAATATGAAAGGAGACAAGATGGAGGTGACAACCTGTGGTATTGTTGAGAAGTGGACCAAACTTTCCCCATCACAGAGGAGAGGAGTGAGAGGTTTCTACCAGTCACAATGTTCAGGATGCAAG GTATATGGAACATCAATTCAGCGTCTCTTCGGCAAGGATGCAATGGATCCAATGAGCTCTGGTCTTTGGAGTCGCCAGCGTTGCTTCTTCAACCCTATTGCTTCTCTGACTCATGGAAGTGAAGACTGTGAGACTAAGTATGCCTACTGCATGCGTCAAGAGAATGGGGTATGCACCTGGGAAGGAGGTAATGCCTACGATAAATGCTTCCAAGAAAGAGAGTACAACTGGCAACTGATGAAGTTTGGTCAGATTGGACTTGCTGCCTGGACTTGTCCTGAGCAGTGCAAGAACCTTACAACCAGGAAACTCAGATTTAAGTGCAAGAAAGCCACAAGGAAGATGCCTCCCTGCAACTCTGGGGATACTGTCAGAGAGTTTACTCCTAATGCCGTCCGCACAGTAGTTCCTGAAATGCCTGAAGAGCGCACTACGGTCCAACCGAATTCACTGCAAGAAAATCCAGTGACTGTTAATCCCAATGTGATCCAAGAAGTTCCTGCATCAAGATCTTCAACAGTTTCAGGTGTTCTCTCAGCTATGCTTCATGAAGATTAG